One Streptomyces sp. R28 DNA window includes the following coding sequences:
- a CDS encoding VOC family protein, which yields MSTFYHVCFTTPDLTATMGDLTRSAGLTWQPPVEGRLADWDYRMAFTAGGSPFIELIETDPGGPWGDTSTPGFHHLGFWTSDLTAGRTRLNSQGYPEAFSGCPYGRAFAYHRLNSLGGHIELVDLTRQSAFLQNWNPDGQPMPAIDESSLA from the coding sequence GTGAGCACCTTCTACCACGTGTGCTTCACGACGCCGGACCTCACCGCGACCATGGGCGACCTCACCCGATCCGCAGGCCTGACCTGGCAGCCCCCGGTAGAGGGCAGGCTGGCCGACTGGGACTACCGCATGGCTTTCACCGCGGGCGGATCACCCTTCATCGAACTCATCGAAACCGACCCCGGCGGGCCATGGGGAGACACCTCCACCCCAGGCTTCCACCACCTGGGCTTTTGGACCTCCGACCTCACCGCCGGCAGAACACGTCTGAACAGCCAGGGCTATCCGGAGGCGTTCTCGGGATGCCCCTACGGACGAGCCTTCGCCTACCACCGCCTGAACAGCCTGGGCGGCCACATCGAGCTTGTCGACCTCACCCGGCAGTCCGCCTTCCTCCAGAACTGGAACCCGGACGGACAGCCGATGCCCGCCATCGACGAATCGAGCCTCGCATGA
- a CDS encoding MarR family winged helix-turn-helix transcriptional regulator, which yields MPDVDPLTEAARQRIGRMARLFERLLTQVAADNELTAGDWAALSALQRSGPPYQASPTTLSQQLGITSGTMSVRLARLSQAGLIESVAAADGRSKPVRLTAHGQDRWRAATQQRTDRERRLFADVFSPEDLKEFNVLLSRLLGRLEGEFGQATRHDVPKDA from the coding sequence ATGCCCGACGTCGACCCTCTGACCGAGGCCGCCCGCCAGCGCATCGGGCGCATGGCCAGGCTTTTCGAGCGCCTGCTCACCCAGGTCGCGGCTGACAACGAGCTCACCGCCGGCGACTGGGCGGCACTTTCGGCCCTGCAGCGTTCCGGCCCGCCGTACCAGGCCTCCCCCACCACGCTCTCCCAGCAACTGGGCATCACCTCGGGCACGATGAGCGTGCGTCTGGCCCGCCTCTCCCAGGCAGGGCTGATCGAATCCGTCGCTGCGGCCGACGGCCGCAGCAAGCCCGTCCGGCTCACTGCCCACGGCCAGGACCGCTGGCGCGCCGCCACGCAACAACGCACCGACCGTGAACGCCGGCTGTTCGCCGATGTTTTCTCCCCTGAGGACCTCAAGGAATTCAACGTGCTGCTCAGCCGCCTGCTGGGCCGCCTCGAGGGCGAGTTCGGCCAGGCAACCCGCCACGACGTGCCCAAGGACGCCTGA
- a CDS encoding SDR family oxidoreductase: MKPITLITGGSSGIGAATAQSLLKQGHRVALTGRDPDKLAAFAANQGAGSDLMTLPGDTSDASAVSRAVKSVTQWGRLENVVVNAGFSLPGTLMDHTPEAMHAMVLTNVLGPALVVRECIPHLKDSRGRLVLVGSVAGAKHTPNNLYSVTKWALHALAENTRLAVTADGVGVTLVAPGKVDTPFWDNRGGLPDGPAMSAQDVASCILFALNQPPGMDINQLQVRPVGQIN; this comes from the coding sequence ATGAAACCCATCACCCTGATCACCGGTGGCAGCAGCGGAATCGGTGCCGCCACCGCCCAGAGCCTGCTCAAGCAGGGCCACCGCGTCGCCCTCACCGGCCGTGACCCCGACAAGCTCGCGGCCTTCGCGGCCAACCAGGGCGCCGGCAGCGACCTCATGACACTGCCGGGAGACACCTCCGATGCCTCGGCCGTGAGCCGCGCCGTCAAGAGCGTGACGCAGTGGGGCCGTCTGGAAAACGTCGTGGTCAACGCGGGTTTCTCCCTGCCTGGAACGCTCATGGATCACACACCCGAGGCCATGCACGCCATGGTGCTGACCAATGTGCTGGGTCCCGCACTCGTCGTTCGTGAGTGCATCCCCCACCTGAAGGACAGCCGCGGCCGGCTCGTCCTGGTCGGCAGCGTCGCCGGGGCCAAGCACACCCCCAACAACCTCTACTCGGTCACCAAGTGGGCGCTGCATGCGCTGGCGGAGAACACCCGGCTCGCGGTCACCGCCGATGGTGTCGGGGTGACGCTGGTGGCGCCGGGCAAGGTCGACACCCCCTTCTGGGACAACCGGGGCGGCCTGCCGGACGGCCCCGCGATGAGTGCCCAGGACGTCGCGAGCTGCATCCTGTTCGCCTTGAACCAGCCGCCGGGCATGGACATCAACCAGCTCCAGGTGCGTCCCGTCGGGCAGATCAACTAA
- a CDS encoding MFS transporter, with product MTHTSTNEATPGLPWAGLLALAVAGFVTVLTETVPAGLLPQISDGLDVSQATTGQLVTVYAAGSMLAAIPLTALTRRWPRRPVLLVTVLSVVAANAATAASPWFAFTFTGRLIAGLGAGLQWAMIAGYAMRMVPEASKGKALAISMGGVPVALAVGVPLGTALGTSIGWRSTFAVMAALGLIVTIWARAALPPIAGEAAHERMPVKRVLMQPGIMILMLVAFAFEVGHMNMYTYIASFLSSSGLEDRVDVVLFVFGLAAITGLWLTGSLIDRHLRAVVLTTFAAFTGAMALLAALGSNPVTTVAAIAVWGMALGAAPTMLQAASARAAGSAMEIAQSMLVTMLNAGMAAGPFLGGALYAAQGTSPLPWTSLGLFAAVLALSAALGRTAFPASSAAPADSPAPQEQPADALAATSRTSG from the coding sequence GTGACACACACGTCCACCAACGAGGCCACGCCCGGCCTGCCCTGGGCCGGACTCCTCGCCCTTGCAGTCGCCGGATTCGTCACGGTGCTCACCGAAACCGTCCCCGCAGGCCTCCTGCCCCAGATCAGCGATGGCCTCGACGTCTCCCAGGCCACCACCGGGCAGTTAGTAACCGTCTACGCGGCCGGATCGATGCTCGCCGCGATCCCGCTGACCGCACTCACCCGCCGCTGGCCACGCCGCCCCGTGCTGCTCGTCACGGTCCTGTCCGTGGTCGCCGCCAACGCCGCCACCGCAGCCTCGCCCTGGTTCGCCTTCACCTTCACCGGCCGCCTCATCGCCGGATTGGGCGCAGGCCTGCAGTGGGCGATGATCGCCGGATACGCCATGCGCATGGTCCCCGAAGCCAGCAAGGGCAAGGCCCTGGCCATCTCCATGGGCGGCGTCCCTGTTGCCCTGGCTGTCGGCGTTCCTCTCGGCACCGCCCTGGGCACAAGCATCGGATGGCGCTCCACCTTCGCCGTCATGGCAGCCCTCGGGCTCATCGTCACTATTTGGGCTCGCGCCGCCCTCCCGCCCATCGCAGGAGAGGCAGCCCACGAACGCATGCCGGTCAAGCGGGTCCTCATGCAGCCCGGCATCATGATCCTGATGCTGGTCGCCTTCGCCTTCGAAGTCGGCCACATGAACATGTACACCTACATTGCCTCGTTCCTGTCCTCCTCCGGCCTGGAAGACCGAGTCGACGTCGTCCTGTTCGTCTTCGGCCTTGCCGCCATCACCGGCCTGTGGCTGACCGGATCCCTGATCGACCGCCACCTGCGCGCCGTCGTCCTGACCACCTTCGCCGCCTTCACCGGCGCCATGGCGCTGCTTGCCGCCCTCGGCTCCAACCCCGTCACCACGGTCGCCGCCATCGCCGTGTGGGGAATGGCCCTGGGCGCCGCCCCGACCATGCTGCAGGCCGCATCCGCCCGCGCCGCCGGCTCCGCCATGGAAATCGCCCAGTCCATGCTGGTCACGATGCTCAACGCCGGCATGGCCGCAGGGCCCTTCCTGGGCGGAGCCCTCTACGCGGCCCAAGGCACCAGCCCGCTGCCCTGGACAAGCCTTGGCCTCTTCGCTGCCGTGCTGGCCCTGTCCGCCGCACTGGGCCGCACCGCCTTCCCCGCCTCCAGCGCCGCGCCCGCGGACAGCCCCGCACCACAGGAGCAGCCCGCCGACGCCCTGGCCGCCACGTCCCGCACCTCCGGCTGA
- a CDS encoding MFS transporter has translation MVRNANRLPLGGLLALATAGFLTMLTETVPAGLLPQVGDGLHVSDSAAGQLLTVYAAGSVVAAIPLTAVTRSLPRRPLLVATIAAVALVNLVTAVSASYELTVVARAVGGMAAGIQWAMIAGYAMRLVDEPRKGRALAVSMAGVPTALALGVPVGTYAGDLLGWRYTFAAIGALALLVAGWVLAAVPPFPGEDAAGRTPLRQVFLLPGIATILIAALLFEIGHMNLYTYVAPFLRRAGLGGSVGPVLLAFGVAAMIGLFAAGVYIDRNLQGVVLATLALFTLSMVLLSLWGTHAWLAVTVLFGWGLALGIAPTMFQAAAAKAAGTAAEVAQAMLVTVLNAGMSLGSMTGGLILSGRGVGALPWTSLIVFAAALVLAAATRRTAFAAPAPTAHPPHEDRTQPREPVR, from the coding sequence GTGGTTCGCAACGCAAACCGCCTGCCGCTCGGCGGGCTGCTGGCGCTGGCCACCGCCGGCTTTCTGACCATGCTCACCGAGACCGTCCCCGCTGGGCTGCTGCCCCAGGTCGGCGACGGACTCCATGTATCGGACTCCGCGGCCGGCCAGTTGCTGACCGTGTACGCCGCAGGATCGGTGGTCGCGGCAATCCCCCTGACGGCCGTGACCCGCAGCCTGCCCCGACGTCCCCTGCTGGTGGCCACGATTGCCGCCGTAGCCCTGGTCAACCTCGTCACTGCGGTGTCGGCTTCCTACGAACTGACCGTGGTGGCCCGGGCAGTGGGCGGCATGGCGGCCGGCATCCAATGGGCGATGATCGCCGGATACGCCATGCGGCTGGTGGACGAGCCCCGCAAGGGCCGGGCCCTGGCAGTGTCGATGGCCGGAGTGCCGACCGCGCTCGCCCTGGGTGTCCCGGTCGGCACCTACGCCGGCGACCTGCTGGGCTGGCGCTACACCTTCGCGGCCATCGGCGCGCTGGCGCTGCTGGTCGCAGGGTGGGTGCTCGCCGCTGTCCCTCCCTTCCCCGGTGAGGACGCGGCCGGCCGCACTCCGCTGCGCCAGGTCTTCCTGCTGCCTGGCATCGCCACCATCCTGATCGCCGCTCTCCTCTTCGAGATCGGCCACATGAACCTGTACACGTATGTCGCCCCGTTCCTGCGGCGGGCGGGACTGGGCGGGTCGGTCGGGCCGGTGCTGCTGGCCTTCGGAGTCGCTGCCATGATCGGCCTGTTCGCCGCGGGCGTGTACATCGACAGGAATCTGCAAGGCGTCGTGCTGGCCACTTTGGCCTTGTTCACCCTTTCCATGGTCCTGTTGAGCCTGTGGGGGACACACGCCTGGCTGGCGGTGACCGTGCTGTTCGGCTGGGGCCTCGCGCTGGGCATCGCACCGACGATGTTCCAGGCCGCAGCCGCCAAGGCGGCAGGTACGGCGGCGGAGGTGGCGCAAGCCATGCTCGTCACCGTGCTCAACGCGGGCATGTCCCTGGGTTCCATGACGGGCGGACTCATCCTGAGCGGCCGCGGCGTCGGCGCGCTCCCCTGGACCAGCCTGATCGTGTTCGCCGCGGCACTGGTCCTGGCCGCTGCCACCCGCCGCACGGCCTTCGCCGCGCCCGCGCCCACAGCACACCCACCGCACGAAGACAGGACGCAGCCGCGGGAGCCTGTGCGGTGA
- a CDS encoding oxidoreductase, with protein MPSPHTDPTTTKVWFITGTSTGLGRALAHEVIADGDRLVATARDTSTLDDLVALAPDRVRALPLDVTDPTAVRLAVDTALKDFGRIDVLVNNAGYALRGGLEEPSETELRRQFDTNVFGALDVTRAALPAMRAQRSGCIVQMSSVGGVLATLGGTAYAGTKFALEGLSEGLAAEVAHLGIHVLIVEPGPFRTDFTGRSVRWAEPIDDYQSVLNPAKQQFLAMHGTQPGDPARAARAIITATRMENPPLRLPLGANAIDRIRERLQQRLREVDAVESLGRPTDFD; from the coding sequence ATGCCGTCACCGCACACTGATCCCACGACCACCAAGGTGTGGTTCATCACCGGCACCAGCACCGGTCTGGGCCGCGCCCTGGCCCACGAGGTCATCGCCGACGGCGACCGGCTCGTCGCCACCGCACGCGACACCAGCACCCTCGACGACCTGGTCGCCCTCGCGCCCGACCGGGTCCGCGCGCTGCCCCTGGACGTCACCGACCCCACCGCGGTCCGCCTTGCGGTCGACACCGCGCTCAAGGACTTCGGCCGTATCGACGTCCTGGTCAACAACGCCGGCTACGCACTGCGGGGCGGCCTCGAAGAACCCTCGGAGACCGAACTGCGCCGGCAGTTCGACACCAACGTCTTCGGCGCGCTGGATGTCACCCGGGCCGCCCTGCCGGCCATGCGCGCCCAGCGCTCGGGCTGCATCGTTCAGATGTCCTCCGTCGGCGGTGTCCTGGCAACCCTGGGCGGAACCGCGTATGCGGGCACCAAATTCGCCCTCGAAGGACTCTCCGAGGGGCTGGCTGCCGAAGTGGCCCACCTCGGTATCCACGTCCTCATCGTGGAACCCGGCCCCTTCCGCACCGACTTCACCGGCCGATCCGTGCGCTGGGCCGAGCCGATCGACGACTACCAATCCGTCCTGAACCCTGCCAAACAGCAGTTCTTGGCTATGCACGGCACACAACCCGGCGACCCCGCCCGCGCAGCCCGCGCCATCATCACAGCCACCCGGATGGAAAACCCCCCGCTGCGCCTCCCGCTGGGCGCCAACGCCATCGACCGGATCCGCGAACGACTCCAACAGCGACTGCGCGAAGTAGACGCGGTTGAGTCACTTGGCCGCCCGACCGACTTCGACTGA